ACGCCTCTTAAACCCAAACTACCGACCCAACGCCGACCACGCAGATCCACACACATCGCCTTATACAAGCGACGGCCAAGTAGAAGAAGATACGCTGACGATCTCGCTGGTTTCCAGCGTCTTCATTTCGGTGCTAGTGACCGGGTTCAGCGTGTACGCGGCACTCACTCGGTTCCCAACGCCGCAGGTCCTGTCGAGCGAGGCGGTTAAGGTCCTTTTGGGGCTGTTTGCAGCGTTGAGTGTTGCTGTTGCGGAGTCGTTTTTGTACTGGACGTATCTTGGGAAGGTGGATCGGGCGAGGGTTAAGGAGAGGGGACTTAGGGAGAGGAAGGTTGTCATTGGAGCTATTGGGGAGGAGGATAAGGGGGTGGAGGAGAGCGTTGTGGTTGGGACAAAGAAGGAGGAAATTTGGGGGAAGGGGGTTAATGGGGGTGTTAGGAGGAGGGTTAGAGAGAGGTGGGAGAAGGGGAGGGATAGATGTTAAGAGTCTTTGAAGTGGATTTGTCTAGTATTTGACGATGATGACCCTgtgtttttgttttggttttaATTTGATAAACTTGTTCTATAAGTCTTAGATGGATCCAATTGATTGCTTGTGGTGTTCTATCCATAAAGCGACAACGCGTTGTCATTCATCTAACGGGAATGGATGCTATGCGATCATTAGTGCTCATCAGAGGGTTCGATCTGACAAGTCGAGATCGAGATATTACGTGGCAGAAAACGTTAAAAAAAGAGCTAGACGAACTGCCGAAATGTCATCTTGTCCCAAGCTTGGACAAAAAGAGAGTggggggggaaaagaagtcatagaaggaaaagaagagaacggGAAGATCTCAACCCCGTTTCTCAAGAAGCAGCTTACCATGCGGCGATTGGTTGTCAAAGCCTTGGTCACGGCTGAAGATACGCTCACCACGCAGCCAGGTCTCCCGGACCATGCCACGCAGAGTACGACCCTGGTATGGGGAGCACTTGTTCCGGAAGAGCATGGTACTCGGCTCCACGGTCCATTCGGCAGAGTCATCGAAAACACAGATATCAGCATCAAAGCCGACAACCAGGTCGCCCTTGTGCGACTGCAAGCCAACCTGAGTAGCAGTGTTGGCACAGCAGAGACGGACGACGTCCTGGAGCGCGTTCTTGGTATTCTCGTCTTCTGGTGAAGATGTCAAGCTCCGACGACGACTGAGATCTGTCCAGAGAATGGGGAGGCCCAGTCCAACGGAAGAGATGCCACCCCAGGCAGAGAAGAAGTTACCACTTTCCTCATCCTTGCTGCCGGTACAGTGACCGGGGATATGAGTTGGGAGCATCTTCAGGTCTGGTGTGCAGGGGGAGTGGTCGGAGACGACGGTCTTGATGACGCCGTCGTTGGTGTGCTTCTCCAGCTCTTCCCACAGACTATCTTGGTTCAACTTTGAGCGGATAGGTGGGCAGCACTTGTGGCGGGTGTCGCCGTCGCGTACTTCCTCCGCTGCCAGGGACAGATAGTGGAAGCAAGTCTCGGCGGTGATCTTGACGCCATGGGCGCGGGCGTCCCGCAATAATGGGATAGCTTCCATTGCAGAGAGATGAACGATATGCAAGGGGAGGTTGGGAGCCAGATGAGCCAAAGACAGAATGCTTTCGATGGCGCAGGTCTCGAATGAGGAAGGTCTCGAGGCCAGGAAAGTAGCATACGCCTCAAGAGGGCCAACAGGGTCGGCAGGTGCATCAGATGTCTGACCCTCGTCGCCCACAGATGCGGTAATGGGAGGCACCATTTCGGCATGGAACATGAGAGTTGTTGGCTCATCGGCCAGCTCGATCATGACCTTTTCAATATCCTCTCTGCCGACAGCGGGAAACTCGTCAACCTGTGATCCAAGTTACTACTAATTAGAGCACCCACGAGGTTGATAGCAATCACTTACACCACTGTCAATCAGGAAACCCTTGAAGCCGCGGACACCCTCCTGGACAAGAGCCTTGAGCTCGCCCGCATTGCCGGGGATGATACCGCCGTAGAAACCAACATCAACCCAGCACTTGCCCTGGGCAGCCTGAATCTTCTCTTTTAAGCCGTTCACGGTGGTAGTGGGTGGGATAGCATTGAGAGGCATGTCAATGACGGTAGTCACACCACCAAAGGCAGCGGCTTGGGTGCCGGTGTAGAAGCCCTCCCATTCCGTGCGGCCGGGCTCGTTCAAATGAACGTGTGCATCAACCAAGCCGGGCAGCAAAACATGAGGCGAGTAGTCGGTATAGGGAGTATCGACAGGGAACTCCGATGCTGGAAGCACGGAATCAAAGACAGCGGTGATCTTCCCAGTTGTCCGAGAGATCACCACCGTAGCAGAGGTCAAACGACCGGAGATAACGGCGCGAGATGAAGCCACCACGGCAATGGAGGAGAGGTTGGTTGCCATGACTCTGGTAAATCCTATACTTCAAACTCGAATATCAACCAAAAAGACGGAATCTAAAGCTGTTCAGATAAAAGACGATAAGAGGAAACGCCTCAAGATAAGGGGATTGGGGGAGATATAAATACGCCACTGTGCctccggaaaaaaaaaaaatgtatATATATAAACAAAAGGTCTGGAACCAGGGTCAGTAgttcaaatttttttttttccaaaggGAATTTCCAGGAACATCCCACGAATATCCACAGGCCCACCGAACCATCCTTCCAGAGCCCGGCGTTGTAAGAACTGGACAGTCATGGTAATGCCCTGAAGTCTCTTGTCTCCGAGATACTGACCTGTTGAGAAGATaacatccatcattcaagGCGGGAAAGTTATCGGGCACCTCCGATGTAAAATCTGCAATTCCCGCTTATCGCTTTTATCAGCTTACTCGATGGAAATTGTCTTCGGCCTGAATAGCTTCGGCCTCCTTATCTTTTGCCGTGGTGGGTAGTATAATACACTTGGCAGATGCCAAATGAAACGTTCCAAGGTCTATTCAATTGAAATTCAAGATATGCAAGGGTAGATATTTCATCCGATGTACTGTATGCTGGTAAGAGCCGTGGGGTTTTTTGTGCCTTCGTGAGACACCTAACCTGGGTACCTACATGTCTGTATgtctctacaacatatgtcgTGAGTGAAATTGGAGAAATTGGAGAAACTAAAACATGAAGTTTCATTCATTCGCCATCTTGGCAGACGATGTTtagttccttttttttttgggcgAATTTGGCATGATCTCTTCTGGTCAGATCGATCTCAACTAGGGAGGAAACAAGAGGCATCTACGCGCAAGAAACCTCAAAAGAgcaaagcagaagcaaaagcaacCGGTCGAAACACCGGGAAACACAGACTCCAGAGAAAACCCACCCACGGACAAACCAAACCTGTAGCGCCACCGTATAAGAAAGCAGGGCACTTCTCACGGGGTTtactcttcttcttcgtcctctcGGATATCTTGCAGATCTTTGAGGTCAAATGGCCCAGTCTTGCCGACAACCACGTCGTCGTAGTGAGGAGGAGTTTCCGGAACGGAAAGAACGTTGGGAGCGTCAGGAAGAGCATCAAGCTCATCATTGTCTTCAACTCTGTAAACGGCCGAACCCTCGCTGCCGTCATCGCTTGTGTTTTCATTATCATCAGCAGAGTATAGCTTGTTATTGAAAAAAGTACTCATGTCCTCCGTGAACGTGACACCGGCCAGTAAGCCTTTCATCTGGCTTATAACATCTAGGTTATGCACTTCAATCTTGCCGTCAGGGACTTCCGGAACGTTGTTGATCAGAATAACATTGTGGCTGGGATCGGTCTCGCCAGAGACCACACCAAATCTCTCCATCGCCATTGGAGTGTAGTGCATAATGTTCATCCAAGTCAAGATGTGTCCCACACCACGAGTGATCATACACGCAGACTTTGTGCCTTCCCCGGAGGAGTATGTGTTGCAGCCATGAGGGAGGTCAAGACCAGGCATACGTGTGCCAATCGGCTTATCACAGATGATCCAGGCACGGCAACGGTGTTTCATGAACCAGGCAAATGACCCTGGACCCTTCAGGTCATCCGTCTTGGTGTTTGTGCCAAGCATTGTCTCGGGGTTGATCAGGGAGAGGGAGGAGATATGGGGCGACCAGAAACTCCCTAGGGGCCGTGTCAGTAAGCAATCTCCAACTAGCGTATCCAGTCAGATACCCACAGTGATTCTTCAGGTATGTCATGGCAGCATGGCCGCCCTCAGACAGGCCGATGACGTCGATTCTGGCACCGACTCGGAAGGTACCGCGCATCAAGACTTGTTCGAAGACATTCCGAACATGTTCACCGATGGAGCCAACCACGTTACGAGCACTCAGTGGACGCTTGCGCTCCACAGCAGAGGTGCGATGTTGACCATCAACACTGTCCGGGGTCATCGCGAGCCAACCTGCATTATACCAGACGGTGTGACCAGCGTTGGCAAGAATGAGAGCATTAGGCGAATCTTGAGCATTCTCACCGAGCAGACCTTTTGCAAAGCCCAGGATCGACCCGAAAGAAATACCGTCGTCGCAAGCGTCACGGTACGAGAAGACACCCAGGTCTTCAACAATCTCGCCGCAGAAAACAACAACTCGAGGTGCAGTGGTCACATTGCCCGACACCATGATGGGGACCTGCCTCTTGCTACCCTTGGGAATCTTCATGAAATGCATGCCCATTCCCAGGAGCCGGTCGATGATGTTGGTACGGATCGCCTCTGTGAGGTTATTAGCGCCAAATGATTCATCAGGACCATAGACTACTATGAAAATGTATCTGAAGGTTTGCTGACTATGGAGGGCCTCAATGTGGACCTTGTTGATGCGGTCACTTCGGTTGACCTTGTAACGAGGGCCCTGGTCCGGGGCGGCGATGTACCGGATTTTGTCATCTTTCGTGACAACAAATCTAGGTCATTCAATGGACTGTTAGCACCCGAGGCTGAGATCTCACACCGAAAAACTACGGAAAACTTACCCAAGCTCCAATAGGTCTTCTGCGAAGACGATATCATCGGGGAGGAAGTCTCTCGGAACACTATTCATGGTGGCAAAGCTTCAGAATCAACGTGTGAGATTGATTTGAGATGAAGgtcaaagagaaaagagggGAAGATGAGTGATGGACAAAAAGAAGGAGACCATAAAAGGAAGAGGGAAGTATCACACAAGCAGAATCAGAAGGCACCGCGCTTTTTCAACGCAATTCTACGACAGGGTAAAGGTCAGTGAGGATGTGATTATGACAGGAATCGACAAGCTTCCCATCTGCTCAATGACCAGTGATATTTAACCTGTCAACAGGCTACACCGAATAATGTTGCCGCAGATATTGAGGATCTATGACTGGAATCTTCTTGATATACACCACTGGATGGATCAGATGAAATACCAGTCCAGAATTAGATCACATCAGCATGCTGATCTGCAGCTGATCATCAAGATGGAAGCAAACAGctcaattaaaaaaaatctcaACGCTAAACAAAAAGAATCTGATCCCACAACATCAGCAAAGGAGGATCGGGCCCAACGCGATACCTGGACTGTCAATCCCACTAAGCCGGGAGCAGCTGAGTATGGTCAGAGAAACTAAACCGACAAAGAAATGTTTGATTTCTCTGCAAAATAGAATTGCATACTGTACATGCTTCCACCCAATGGaagcaaagaagaaaacgcCATCGTGCAAACAATTCAACCAGAGGCCTCCATATATTACAGAGCACCAGCAACAATCTCATCCAATTACCAACTGGCCTTTTTCACGCCGGGAAGTTCACCTGCGAGAGCCTGCATACGGAATTGGTACTTTAGAAGACAGTGTTAGCGATGTGAATACAAAAGCCCCGGGCAGGATGCAACCATTGGCCGGAGTTTTCCACTTACTCTGTTGATTCTGAAATCGCGGAAGACACTACGGGCAGTGCCCGATGCCACACAACGGTTCTTGATCTGCGTGGGGCGGGTGTAGGCGTGCATCTGCGACAATTGGAGCTGAGCCTGCGCGCGGACACGGCCCGGGAGAGATGTGTTGCGGATCATGTAGCGGAGAGCTTGTCTGTCAAAAAACAGAGAGTCAGCATGTGTGGCTCAATTCCCATCATGTTTACCAAGATCAGAGCATCTGGGAGAAGGACAGAGTTCGTACCGTTCAGGCTCGGTCTGCTCAAAGGCCATGCGCTTGTTGTTGTCCCGAATCAAGCGGGTATTGACAAATCCAGAGAGATCAAGCTTCTTAGGGCGGAAGAGCCCTGCCATTTTGGTCATTTTGGCGTCTATAGTTGGGGGCAATTGCGGAGTTGAGGTCGGAAAATGATTGTCCTTCGGCCAGGCGGAGTTGGCGAAAATTGGCTGCCCGATCGGGTTTAGCGTGCTGGGTGTAAGATTTCACACTGAGAGGCATCAAAGCCCTACGTTATGGCTAGTATttttggatgaatgcttaTTTAAATTGGAAAAGAATGAAGCAGTATCAAAAAAAGAGCTAATTTTGACTTGTTGTACGGCCGCAATCAAGCAGAACGCTAGCCCGAAGTGAAACGCGTAGCAATGAGCATTTGTGAAGTATAGAGTCCACAAAACCTATAcctacatctacaacacaACAGGGTCCGGATCATTCGGTCCAAGTTACTCTCCTTGCTCTGGATGATAGGATATCATCCAACAGAAGAGATACTACGAAAGGAAAAAGCGTTTTGCTCAGAATGGTAATGGTACAGCTTGTGAATTGATCCAAGTCACCCCATCGAGGTGGTTAGACTCTATATGCTTGGACAGGGGTAAACTGCCCGCAGAGTAATCACAAAGATTGCAAGCCGGCCATTGAGGGCCTGGGCCATCTCCCTCCACCCACACATCGCGACGTTGTCCCACTACTCATTGACGAACAAATGGGATCTCAAAATGCATTCAATGTCGACCCAGTTTAGTGGTCAGCCTTACCAGCGGGCTTAGCGTTGGGGTTGCGGGGGTCGTTCTTGTACTGAGCGGCTGTACGGAGATGAATGTTAGTTGATTATGCTTGCAGACGCTCCTCGTAAAGTTATTTTTGCGGATATTGTCGCATGAGCCCGAAAGCCGTCGATAATTCATATGTAGCTGCGTGGAGTGAACTCACTGTTGGACAGAGCATTCTGGAGAGAGTTGACACCGTAGAGCACAATGAGGCCTAAAAGAGGAGAATTGTTAGAGTGATGCTCAATCAACAATCGCTCCGAGGGCGCAACGTTCAGAATTGACAATCCATGCATATCGGATCGTCAAGACTTTTCAGGATTTAGAGGGTATGCGTACCGGCAGCGAAGAAGGGAGCCATAGGCTGGGCTGTAAGTGAACATGTGCGTCAGTCGGTGGTCCTTATCTCGTTTTCCGACAAGTTGTAGTCGAGGTCTTAAAAAACACATACACAGAGCGCCGGGGAACTTCTTTCCGAGGAGAGACATTGTGACAGGTGAATCGAATACGGAGAGAATTCGGTGTTCGGGAGGATGGTGAGGTAGGAGGacggaagaggagaagagagGTTTGGGAGGTTTGCCCGGTCCCGAGGCCACGCCGCCTTAAAGGCGGTGTCATGCCGCTTTTACAGCCCGATCTATCCCGACTGTTGTAAACAATCATCTTCAACTCAAACATCAAAGCACAAACTATGGCAGCTTCATTGTCTTCCTCAGTCACCTCATTACAGTCCTCTCTCCAGATTCTGGACAACTCTATATCCACTCTCGATGCGGGTGTGAACGATTTCCCTCGTCTATGTAAAGTCCTCCAAACAACGCGAGTATGTTCTTCCAAAGCTTCATCCCTGAAAGGAAACGAGAAGCTATGAGACTGACCAAAATGTCTTTAAATAGCACTTTGAGCTCCTCCCTGAGCCTACATTGCACGAAGCGCAGCAATCTCTCCTTGACGAAATCACCCCCAGCATCGCCCACCTCCTCACGCTTTCATCAAACCACGTTGAAAAGCTCGCGCGCCGCGAACAAGGACTCAAGGCGAAATGTGAACTTCAAGAAGGTCGACTCTCGTCCACTCCGGAGAGCCGGTCATCAGCTACTCGCAGCCAACCTCAAAGCAGCTCACTGCGGGGTCGCATGGCGGGGTCCGGCGCTGCATCGTCAGGTAATGCAGCCACATCCAAGGCTGCAGAGCTGCGGAGACTTGTGCAGAAGAAAGAACGGCTTAAGTTCGCAGTCGATCGATTGGAACTACAGAGTACGCAGAAACAAAGGCAGTTGCGAAAGAGTATGGCTGCGCAGTGATTGTAACAGTGTCACTTTGCAAGATAAGAAAATCTGCTATTACCAATTGCGACTGACCTGCCAGGAGACTTTGACTCCAATGTGACTTTCGAAACTGAGTTCTATCCACTTGTTTCTAGACTGTGCGTGCTTCGCCAGCTCTggctagaaaaaaaaaacaccaagtGTGAAACCAGCGACTGTCTTAACGAGACCATGAATGCCTCTCACGACCAGTGCATTTCAAAGAACCCCATGTTCATCGCAGAGCTCCACACAGGAAAGATATCCGGTCACCGCAGGCGCTTCTTAAGCCGGGCCCAGTTCCTCCAGGTTGTGACAAGACCATGCTTCATGACCAGTTAGTGGGATCCCCTATGGCCTCCATCAG
The nucleotide sequence above comes from Penicillium digitatum chromosome 1, complete sequence. Encoded proteins:
- a CDS encoding ATPase, vacuolar ER assembly factor, Vma12, which gives rise to MVFLLTTDRILAAFEAIPASRHEELDLPTTLEAQGPIAHDHLIRLARYLQTDSEYKELASHTPTILSSLLRGTKVYVPPPPKKPEPSAEYLASKARLLAATEQESYKRLLNPNYRPNADHADPHTSPYTSDGQVEEDTLTISLVSSVFISVLVTGFSVYAALTRFPTPQVLSSEAVKVLLGLFAALSVAVAESFLYWTYLGKVDRARVKERGLRERKVVIGAIGEEDKGVEESVVVGTKKEEIWGKGVNGGVRRRVRERWEKGRDRC
- a CDS encoding Allantoinase Dal1, putative; the protein is MATNLSSIAVVASSRAVISGRLTSATVVISRTTGKITAVFDSVLPASEFPVDTPYTDYSPHVLLPGLVDAHVHLNEPGRTEWEGFYTGTQAAAFGGVTTVIDMPLNAIPPTTTVNGLKEKIQAAQGKCWVDVGFYGGIIPGNAGELKALVQEGVRGFKGFLIDSGVDEFPAVGREDIEKVMIELADEPTTLMFHAEMVPPITASVGDEGQTSDAPADPVGPLEAYATFLASRPSSFETCAIESILSLAHLAPNLPLHIVHLSAMEAIPLLRDARAHGVKITAETCFHYLSLAAEEVRDGDTRHKCCPPIRSKLNQDSLWEELEKHTNDGVIKTVVSDHSPCTPDLKMLPTHIPGHCTGSKDEESGNFFSAWGGISSVGLGLPILWTDLSRRRSLTSSPEDENTKNALQDVVRLCCANTATQVGLQSHKGDLVVGFDADICVFDDSAEWTVEPSTMLFRNKCSPYQGRTLRGMVRETWLRGERIFSRDQGFDNQSPHASIPVR
- a CDS encoding Ribosomal protein S14 yields the protein MNSVPRDFLPDDIVFAEDLLELGFVVTKDDKIRYIAAPDQGPRYKVNRSDRINKVHIEALHSQQTFRYIFIVVYGPDESFGANNLTEAIRTNIIDRLLGMGMHFMKIPKGSKRQVPIMVSGNVTTAPRVVVFCGEIVEDLGVFSYRDACDDGISFGSILGFAKGLLGENAQDSPNALILANAGHTVWYNAGWLAMTPDSVDGQHRTSAVERKRPLSARNVVGSIGEHVRNVFEQVLMRGTFRVGARIDVIGLSEGGHAAMTYLKNHWSFWSPHISSLSLINPETMLGTNTKTDDLKGPGSFAWFMKHRCRAWIICDKPIGTRMPGLDLPHGCNTYSSGEGTKSACMITRGVGHILTWMNIMHYTPMAMERFGVVSGETDPSHNVILINNVPEVPDGKIEVHNLDVISQMKGLLAGVTFTEDMSTFFNNKLYSADDNENTSDDGSEGSAVYRVEDNDELDALPDAPNVLSVPETPPHYDDVVVGKTGPFDLKDLQDIREDEEEE
- a CDS encoding mitochondrial 37S ribosomal protein uS14m is translated as MTKMAGLFRPKKLDLSGFVNTRLIRDNNKRMAFEQTEPERQALRYMIRNTSLPGRVRAQAQLQLSQMHAYTRPTQIKNRCVASGTARSVFRDFRINRYQFRMQALAGELPGVKKASW
- a CDS encoding Mitotic spindle biogenesis protein Spc19, putative, with the translated sequence MAASLSSSVTSLQSSLQILDNSISTLDAGVNDFPRLCKVLQTTRHFELLPEPTLHEAQQSLLDEITPSIAHLLTLSSNHVEKLARREQGLKAKCELQEGRLSSTPESRSSATRSQPQSSSLRGRMAGSGAASSGNAATSKAAELRRLVQKKERLKFAVDRLELQSTQKQRQLRKSMAAQ